The following proteins are co-located in the Escherichia fergusonii ATCC 35469 genome:
- the thrL gene encoding thr operon leader peptide gives MKRISTTITTTITITTGNGAG, from the coding sequence ATGAAACGCATCAGCACCACCATTACCACCACCATCACCATTACCACAGGTAACGGTGCGGGCTGA